In Hydractinia symbiolongicarpus strain clone_291-10 chromosome 13, HSymV2.1, whole genome shotgun sequence, a single genomic region encodes these proteins:
- the LOC130623267 gene encoding ubiquitin carboxyl-terminal hydrolase 51-like, whose product MDASNLGHRKVTLSEWQTLKIPWKKLRGGICGIFERYCSTSTQYLWINLLQNNCRKVVDSTKGEGDGDSGGESGSSISEVVWSKISLFSLSKKGDISRLFNLTARINISTESSGVKTRRFDQHMRKVILDNLPEFARDGEHLVKENRFVESFSSSNPYLNIPISSDSDISFIQKYALVAVINHSGSLNAGHYWTHIKDRTTNSWYLCNDKAISKVDPRTPNSTTSYVFFYTRC is encoded by the exons ATGGATGCTTCTAATCTGGGACATCGAAAAGTCACTTTGAGTGAGTGGCAAACTTTAAAAATACCTTGGAAAAAAC TTAGGGGAGGGATTTGCGGTATATTTGAGAGATACTGCTCTACGTCAACACAATATCTTTGGATAAATCTGCTCCAAAACAAC TGTCGAAAAGTGGTTGATAGTACCAAAGGTGAGGGAGACGGAGACAGTGGTGGTGAATCCGGTAGTTCAATATCTGAGGTGGTGTGGTcgaaaatttcattattttctcTCAGCAAGAAGGGAGAC ATTTCTCGCCTCTTTAATTTGACGGCAAGAATAAATATTTCG ACGGAGAGCAGCGGTGTAAAAACAAGAAGATTTGATCAGCATATGAGAAAAGTGATACTCGATAACCTACCCGA GTTCGCAAGAGATGGAGAACATCTGGTTAAGGAGAATAGATTTGTTGAAAGTTTTTCCTCTTCTAATCCTTATCTCAATATCCCGATATCTAGTGACTCGGACATATCTTTTATCCAAAAGTATGCTTTGGTAGCTGTGATAAATCACTCTGGATCATTGAATGCAGGCCACTATTGGACCCATATCAAAGATCGGACCACAAACTCTTGGTACCTCTGCAATGATAAGGCAATAAGCAAAGTTGATCCAAGAACGCCCAACAGCACTacatcatatgttttcttttatacCCGCTGCtag
- the LOC130623265 gene encoding uncharacterized protein LOC130623265 → MTFVKAGAYVSPKSKTKVTGILYLTNDWIVVADTSPNFVFPGHIAVTQLRTDIVIFSNKLKRVIIIELTCPCEENTNYWHSTKVTKYSSLVNVILSSCWQVDFFAVEVGAKGYCARTTTACLKRLGFSNKMAYSTAKYLGKISMTASFCVWIARGQETGLKTP, encoded by the coding sequence ATGACTTTTGTTAAGGCAGGTGCTTATGTTAGTCCTAAATCAAAGACAAAGGTTACAGGTATATTGTATCTCACCAACGATTGGATAGTTGTTGCCGACACTAGTCCAAACTTTGTTTTTCCAGGCCACATTGCTGTGACACAACTAAGAACTGATatagttatattttcaaataagcTTAAACGAGTTATAATTATCGAACTCACTTGCCCTTGCGAGGAAAATACAAACTATTGGCACTCCACCAAAGTCACTAAATATTCCTCCTTGGTTAACGTAATTCTGTCCAGTTGTTGGCAAGTTGATTTCTTTGCTGTAGAAGTAGGGGCAAAAGGTTATTGCGCGAGAACAACCACGGCGTGTCTGAAAAGGCTGGGGTTTTCCAACAAAATGGCATATTCCACCGCAAAATACCTTGGTAAAATCAGTATGACAGCTtctttttgtgtatggattgctcgGGGTCAAGAGACTGGTCTCAAGACTCCTTAA